The following nucleotide sequence is from Paeniglutamicibacter kerguelensis.
TGAATCCCTCACGGGCAAGCTGGCTCATCGTGGCTTCGGGCAGGAAGGCGCGGGTCAACCCGCCGGCAATGCGCGGAAGATCGCTCTCATCCCGGTAAACCAAATACATGGGCTCGACCCGGGGATTGAACTTGGCCTTGAAAGCGTGCAAGGAACCAAAACCGTAGAGCGGTTCCAGGGCCTTGGAGAGTGACGCGAGCACCTTGTCCACCGGCTCCTGTGCAGCCGTGTGCTGGGTGCGGGCCAATGGTGCCCCCGACAGCGAGGCGAATCCCGCTCCGGAGGCCGAAAAGTGCTTGAGGGATGAACCGATGAGGAACTCCATGATCGATACGAAGCCAAAGTCGCGACGACGCATGAGGTCCAGCGTCCAGCCGGAAACCTCTCCGCCGGGGGCATAGACCGGCAGCCAGCTCAGGAATCCCTGAACCTCACCCTGCGCATTTTCCGCCAGGGCAAGTTTCACCATGGGATCGGCCGCCTCCTCGAGGGTGCCAAGGGTGAACCGGATCTGGGGCAACGATTTGTCGCCGACCCATGCCTTGGAAATCTCTTCGAGCTGGGATCTGACGCTTGCCGGTTCATCTGCCAGCCGGGTGACCCTGAACGAAACATCCTCACGTGCGGCCCTGTTGAGTGCCGTGCGGATGTCCGACCATTTCTTTCCGGCAAACTCCAGCCCGGGCAAATCGATCAGGGTGTCCTCGGCGATTTGCATGGCACGCCAGCAGTCGGGCGGCGTGGCAAGCGGTGCGCTGACGGAAAAGAAGAACGGGCACAGGCCGGCCTTTTCTGCGGCCGAAGAGAAGTGCGTCATTGCACCATCGCGGTCCTCGGGCGGGCCGATGGGCTCGGCCAAGCCGATGGCGCAACCCATGTGTACCTGGTACGTCACCACTGAACCACCGGGGGATCGGTAATGCTGGTTCCCGCGCCAGGTACTCATCCACGAGATGGTCCCGCCGCCGTACCTCCGTAGCTGGGCGAGCACCGCTGCAGGATCCATGCCCCGGTGCCCCACGGCATTTGGCAGGCGCCGGTGCCTGCGTACGCCGAAGGCGCGCCAACACACCACAAGGTAGACAAGCATGAGGGCCCACAACGCCGCGTGCGCCGCGGCAAACGACGCAATCCCCGACCCCTGCTTGAGCTCCGGCCCGAGGGTCACGATGAGCGTCAAACCGAGGATTCCACGCAGCACGTT
It contains:
- a CDS encoding bifunctional lysylphosphatidylglycerol flippase/synthetase MprF, coding for MTANGSPGKPPAEVSKGSSLPEFVDNARATVYGAVSKAPFTVALMGAILLSGLITRSLFRTVGNNRWFEDLAYGLPAFSSGDWLTAITGTFVLGEPGSYLLVLILIPLSVGWLEVFRGTKSAVLTFFLGQFASLAVVAVILLLFRNLGSSWIDELSRDLDTGPNGGIFACLTLAVCYLRQPWKLRWQFLLISFAVVSVTLVGEISDLEHAAAIGLVLLLKFRTISKPNLREQRFIAWVGLLSLVTIQILTIIVPTNGPFGPTQAGGGRIAVIVDALLAIVLSRGLRSGRRVAWVAAIVLAVLNVLRGILGLTLIVTLGPELKQGSGIASFAAAHAALWALMLVYLVVCWRAFGVRRHRRLPNAVGHRGMDPAAVLAQLRRYGGGTISWMSTWRGNQHYRSPGGSVVTYQVHMGCAIGLAEPIGPPEDRDGAMTHFSSAAEKAGLCPFFFSVSAPLATPPDCWRAMQIAEDTLIDLPGLEFAGKKWSDIRTALNRAAREDVSFRVTRLADEPASVRSQLEEISKAWVGDKSLPQIRFTLGTLEEAADPMVKLALAENAQGEVQGFLSWLPVYAPGGEVSGWTLDLMRRRDFGFVSIMEFLIGSSLKHFSASGAGFASLSGAPLARTQHTAAQEPVDKVLASLSKALEPLYGFGSLHAFKAKFNPRVEPMYLVYRDESDLPRIAGGLTRAFLPEATMSQLAREGFSALRDMRAKRR